The proteins below are encoded in one region of Chelmon rostratus isolate fCheRos1 chromosome 21, fCheRos1.pri, whole genome shotgun sequence:
- the nploc4 gene encoding nuclear protein localization protein 4 homolog gives MADNIIIRVQSPDGMKKIPSTKRETAAAFLKKVAKEFGFNSNGFSVYLNRNKTGEILSQNKTLSLLKIKHGDMLFLFPSGSSSSSGEVMDTATPHSSSSLPSISSSTSSSSSSMIPRSLSAPQVQEDEIDQYLAKQDGKIYRNRDPQLCRHGSLGKCVHCVPLEPFDEDYLNHLDPPVKHMSFHAYLRKLTGGADKGKFAALENISCKIKSGCEGHPPWPEGICTKCQPSAITLNRQKYRHVDNIMFENHTIADRFLDFWRKTGSQRMGYLYGRFTEHKDIPLGIRAEVAAIYEPPQNATQNSLELVDDPKAAAVDEIAAKLGLCKVGWIFTDLLSEDTRIGTVRYTRNKDSYYLSAEECITAGYFQNHHSNPCRLSRDGHFGSKFVTVLATGGPDNQVHFEGYQVSNQCMALVRDECLLPCKDAPELGFVKESSPEQYVPDVFYKDKDKFGNDVTFLAQPLPVEYLIIDITTTFPKDPQYTFCSTQRFPIENRDILGEIQNFHSLATYLSQCTSTAFLDIVSDFHLLLFLVTNEVMPLRDSIGLLLDAVRTSNEDLAQTWKNSEQWATIEQLCSTVGGQPSSSLGYGAMGGPSVPASSSAMWSCLHCTFMNQPGTEHCEMCSLPRS, from the exons ATGGCAGATAATATT ATCATCAGGGTGCAATCCCCAGATGGGATGAAGAAAATTCCTTCTACCAAGAGggagacagctgctgcttttttaaagaAG gTAGCCAAAGAGTTTGGGTTCAATTCCAATGGGTTTTCTGTTTACCTGAACCGCAACAAGACCGGAGAGATCCTTTCCCAGAACAAAACTCTGAGCCTGCTTAAGATCAA GCATGGCGACATGCTGTTTCTGTTCCCTTCAggatcttcctcctcctctggggaGGTGATGGACACTGCCACCCCACACTCGTCTTCATCACTACCATCCATTTCATCTTCCACATCCTCTTCTTCGTCCTCCATGATCCCACGGTCCCTGTCAGCACCCCAGGTCCAGGAGGATGAGATTGATCAGTATCTGGCCAAGCAAGATGGGAAGATCTACAGGAACAGAGATCCACAGCT ATGTCGCCATGGTTCCCTTGGAAAATGTGTGCACTGTGTACCGTTAGAG CCTTTTGACGAAGACTACCTGAATCACCTCGACCCACCAGTGAAGCACATGTCATTCCACGCATACCTTCGCAAGCTGACCGGCGGAGCTGACAA AGGGAAGTTTGCAGCTTTGGAGAACATCAGCTGTAAGATCAAGTCGGGCTGTGAGGGCCACCCTCCCTGGCCGGAGGGGATCTGCACCAAGTGCCAGCCCAGTGCCATCACGCTCAACAGACAG AAATACAGACAcgtggacaacatcatgtttgAGAACCACACCATTGCAGACCGCTTCCTGGACTTCTGGAGGAAGACGGGCAGTCAGAGGATGGGATACTTGTATGGCAGGTTCACCGAGCACAAAGACATCCCTCTAGGCATCAGAGCTGAGGTGGCTGCCATCTACGAGCCGCCACAG AATGCCACTCAGAACAGCCTGGAACTGGTGGACGATcccaaagctgcagctgtggacgAGATCGCTGCCAAACTGGGCCTCTGCAAG GTGGGCTGGATCTTCACCGATCTGCTCTCTGAGGACACGAGGATAGGAACTGTCCGCTACACGAGAAACAAG GACTCGTACTACCTGAGCGCAGAGGAGTGCATCACAGCCGGATACTTCCAGAATCATCACTCAAATCCTTGCAGACTCTCTCGAGACGGCCATTTTGGCTCAAAATTTGTGACCGTGTTGGCCACAg gtgGTCCAGATAACCAGGTGCACTTTGAAGGATATCAGGTGTCCAATCAGTGCATGGCTTTGGTGAGAGACGAGTGCCTACTGCCCTGCAAAGATGCTCCTGAGCTGGGCTTCGTGAAAGAGTCCAGCCCTGAGCAGTACGTACCAGACGTCTTCTACAAG gacaaagacaaatttGGAAATGATGTCACATTTCTAGCCCAGCCTCTCCCTGTGGAGTACCTCATCATAGAT ATCACTACCACTTTTCCAAAGGACCCCCAGTACACCTTCTGCTCCACACAACGTTTCCCCATTGAGAACCGGGATATTCTGGGAGAGATACAA aatttCCACAGTTTAGCGACGTACCTGTCCCAGTGCACCTCCACGGCATTCCTGGACATCGTGTCAGACTtccacctgctcctcttcctcgtcaCCAACGAAGTCATGCCTCTGAGA gacaGCATCGGGTTGCTACTAGACGCAGTGAGGACTTCTAACGAGGATCTGGCCCAGACCTGGAAGAACTCGGAGCAGTGGGCCACCATCGAGCAGCTGTGCA GCACAGTTGGCGGGCAGCCCTCCAGCTCTCTGGGTTACGGGGCCATGGGCGGCCCCTCGGTccccgcctcctcctcagccaTGTGGTCCTGCCTCCACTGCACCTTCATGAACCAGCCCGGCACAGAGCACTGTGAAATGTGCAGCCTGCCCCGCAGTTAA
- the pde6gb gene encoding phosphodiesterase 6G, cGMP-specific, rod, gamma, paralog b — translation MNLEPKAEIKSATRVSGGPATPRKGPPKFKQRQTRQFKSKPPKKGIQGFGDDIPGMEGLGTDITVICPWEAFNHLELHELAQYGII, via the exons ATGAATCTTGAGCCCAAAGCTGAGATCAAGTCGGCCACCCGTGTCAGCGGAGGCCCCGCCACCCCACGCAAGGGACCACCCAAGTTCAAGCAGAGGCAGACCCGTCAGTTCAAGAGCAAGCCTCCAAAGAAGGGAATCCAGGG ctttgGTGATGATATCCCTGGAATGGAGGGCTTAGGCACAG ACATCACCGTCATTTGCCCCTGGGAGGCCTTCAATCACCTGGAGCTGCATGAGCTGGCCCAGTACGGCATCATCTGA